The Aphidius gifuensis isolate YNYX2018 linkage group LG2, ASM1490517v1, whole genome shotgun sequence DNA window tgattcaaattatgatgattttaatggTTATGGTGTATCATTATTTAGTAAAGATCCATATgataaagatgatgaagaagctGATGCAATTTatgaagaaattgataaaagaatGGATGAAAAACGTAAAGAATATCGTGAAAAACGTTTACGTCAAGAATTAGAACGTTATCGTCAAGAATGTccaaaaatacaacaacaattttcTGATTTAAAACGTGAACTTGTTAATGTCAGTGAAATGGATTGGAAAAATATACCAGAAGTTGGTGATGCACGTAATCGTAAACAAAGAAATCCACGTGCTGAAAAATTTACACCATTACCAGATTCTATATTATCACATAATCTTGGTGgtcaaacaacaacaagtattgatccatcatttttatcatcacctGGTAGTGGTATGTTAACACCAACTGGTGATTTAGATTTACGTAAAATTGGACAAGCACGTAATACATTAATGAATGTTAAACTTATGCAAGCATCTGATTCAGTTGAAGGACAAACAGTTGTTGATCCAAAAGGTTATTTAACTGATTTACAAAGTATGATACCAACATATGGTGgtgatattaatgatattaaaaaagcacgtttattattaaaatcagttAGAGAAACAAATCCAAAGCATCCACCAGCATGGATTGCATCAGCAAGATTAGAAGAAGTTACTGGTAAATTACAAGCAGctagaaatttaataatgaaaggTTGTGAAGATAATCCAATGTCTGAAGATTTATGGTTAGAAGCAGCACGTTTACAACCACCAGATACAGCAAAAACTGTTATTGCACAATCAGTCAGACATATACCAACATCTGTACGTATATGGATTAAAGCTGCTGATCTTGAGAGTAAAATAGAAGCTAAAAGACGTGTATATCGTAAAGCACTTGAACATATACCACATTCAGTTAGATTATGGAAAGCTGCTGTTGAACTTGAAGAACCTAAAGAAGCTAAAATATTACTTAGTCGTTCAGTTGAATGTTGTCCAACAAGTGTTGATTTATGGTTAGCATTGGCACGTCTTGAAACATCTAATAATGCAAGAAAAGTACTTAATAAAGCACGTAAAAAGATACCAAATGATCGTCAAATATGGACAACAGCAGCAAAATTAGAAGAAGCTAATGGTAACAAACATAtggttgataaaataattgatcgtgcaatatcatcattaaaagCAAATGGTGTTGAAATAAATCGTGAACATTGGTTTAAAGAAGCTATGGAAGCTGAAAAATCAGGTGCTGTATATACATGtcaagttattattaaatcaataattggtGTTGGTGTTGAAGAAGAAGATAGAAAACATACATGGATACAAGATGCTGAAACATGTACACAACAAGGTGCATTAGAATGTGCACGTTCAGTATATGCATATGCATTAACAATATTTCCaggtaaaaaatcaatatggtTACGTGCTGcatattttgaaaaacaatatgGTACACGTAAATCATTAGAAACATTATTACAAAGTGCTGTTAAACATTGTCCTAAAAATGAAACATTATGGTTAATGGGCGCTAAATCAAAATGGCTTGCTAATGAAGTAGACGCAGCAAGATATCTATTATCATTGGCATTTCAGGCAAATGCAAATTCCGAAGAAATATGGCTTGCTGCTGTTAAACTTGAATCTGAAAATTCTGAATATGAAAGAGCCcgacaattattaaaaaaagcaagAGATTCAGCACCAACACCACGTGTTATGATGAAAAGTGTTAAATTAGAATGGGCATTAAATAATCTTGATGCTGCATTGAATTTAGTAAATGAAgcacttgaaaaatttgataattttccaaAGCTATGGCTTATGAAAGGACAAattgaagaacaaaaaaataattatacagcAGCTCTTGATACATATAAACAGGGTactaaaaaatgtccaacatCAATACCATTATGGAAGCTATTAGCTAATTTAGAAAGACAAATAAATCCAATATCAACAGCAAGATCAGTATTGGATAGGGGtcgtttaaaaaatcaaaaaaatccaGAACTTTGGCTTGAAGCTATTAGAATTGAAATGAAAGGTGGTGTACGTCATATGGCACATGCACTTATGTCTAAAGCATTACAAGATTGTCCAAAATCTGGTATACTTTGGGCTGAAGCTATATTTATGGAACCAAGAGcacaaagaaaaacaaaaagtgttgatgcattaaaaaaatgtgaacATGATCCAATTGTATTACTTGctgtatcaaaattattttggtgTGAgcataaaataacaaaatgtcGTGATTGGTTTAATCGTACAGTTAAAATTGATCCTGATTATGGTGATGCATGggcatatttttataaatttgaattattaaatggtacacaagaacaacaacaagaagtccaaaaaaaatgtattgctGCTGAACCACATCATGGTGAAGAATGGTGTAAAGTatctaaaaatattgcaaattgGGTATTAAATActgaacaaattttaaatattgtagcGAATGAATTGCCAAtaccaatttaattttttcattaaatatatattttttttttatttcatataaaataataattaaaaaaaaaaaaaaaaaaaaatatttgtgttgtgtgtttgtgtgtatatgtttttcttttttttccatcatttgGTTCAATTGGATTATGTTATTTCATGATCATTTATTAATCGTGAATTTGAATTAgattaattggttttttttcaagttaattatttagatttaatttattttcgtcAAATGGAATTCAAATTGCCGGATGTATTAGCGACTTGTTgcggaaaaaatattaactaattTATAAGGTCACGTGATCAAATTAAatggcagaaaaaaaaaattgcatacaTGCGTACAATACTACATATATGCACATAGCGGCCATATtagcaatatataaatatgtatgtaGTAGtttattacatatttatatgattgttgatttttatcacGTGTTATAACCTATGAAAAAGAATAACAAAGTTggacgaaatttttttttttttcattatctattCAGGTAAGTTAGTAAATAGTTGTTTCCTTAAATTTTTgctgattttaattaatttctctgTAGTcagataaatcaatatttaattagtgATAAAAAACACGTGTTTaggttattttttcttctatatttcattcaaaatattctttatttattggcaaaaaaaatatgcatataGATTTAACtatgtttatttgattattaaattatttgacataaaaaatttaaatttatcatgatggatttaataaataattaatcaaaaatctTGGCAGTCtaataatatgtattgtttatatttacagtaTATTTACTCATCATAAGTCATGATGAATCGTGCAAAGAGAAGACGTATTGAGAAAGATCACCAAGTCTCTGCAGATGATGTTGAGGAGAAAATGGATTTCATCAATTCTCTTAATAATGATTCATTAGCACGAATATTCATGATGCTGCCTATATCTGAGAGGATAACTATGAATCAaggtataattattaaaatatatattatttagtttgttgatataattgttttaaattcaatattttctattccAGTTTGTtccaaatggaaagaggcctGTCAACTAGCTTGgcatgacattaaaaaatacaaatgtaccAATACAATTGTTCGTAATcatgaaaaatgtattttaacacaatcatacgtagaaaaaatattggtCAATTGTGGTATTTACTTGAAAGAATTGATTCTTTCAAAAGTTTGTGattcaagtatcatgccaATAATTGCTAAACActgcaaaaatttaacaacacttgaatttgtaatttacatatataaagAAGAACGTTATACTGATCGCTTTCGTAAAGCATTTAAACAGTTGAAACAATTGAAAGccattaaaatacatatatatggatataactttaaatttcaaatgctGAACAGTCTTCCAAaagatataaatgaaattcatttattttttataccttATGTATCGCAAGAATCGTTGGGTCTAGACCCAAAGGAATGTTCTTTGGTACGTAGCTATCGTTAgccaataattatattttttttccattaatatgAAAGAATACTaatgtgtaaatttatttttctttaggTAATATCTTCCTATTTATTCTACTCAGTAAAGGTATCACGTTTCGTAAGTATACTTATTGTtagtcaataattatttttatcgtcaTTCATAAGAAAGAATATTAActatgtttaattaatttcattttagtctttaaaaaaatttaccaatctTCAAAAGTTGACAATGCATTCTTGCactatcaacaatattattcaagaaatatcacaaaaaacaacacttgttTATCTCGATCTCCAAGAGTGTAAGACGACAAAAAAGATATTTACATTCAATCAACTTTCAAACTTGGAACATCTCAACATTAAAGGAGTGTCCTTCGAGGATAGTCCATGGCAAAATATTCCAAACCCAATCAGTGGTATTTTCAATACATGCAAAAAGCTAAAACATCTTAAGGCACCAGATTTTGATGTTGATCTGGCTGAAATTAAAATGGAAAACTGGGCAAACTTGCAAAACTTGGCATATCTAAATATTCGTTGGCAAGCAAGTGatgcaataattaaaaacatcatcaagtattgcaataatttagaattcataaatattgatgataaagaagTAATGGTTGCAATTTtagataattgtaaaaaactcaAACATCTGGTAATTCACGAGAATGATAGAGTGGAgacatcaatttttaatgatttatcaaaagtgCAGTATAttgagaatttaaatttagcacATTCTGGCAAACTTAAAAATAGTGctattattgctattgctaaAAATTGTAAGCTCTTAAAATGtttgaatattcaaaattgtTCCATCACTCCAACTGGTTATATTGCTTTAACGAGTTTAGAAAATTTGAAAGAACTCAAtattgaatcaaataaaaatgttaaagaagattttattgtcaaattgagaggaataaaaagtttaaattgttCTAAATGCAAAAAACTTACTGATGCTGGtgtcattcaatttataaaaaataatccagatcttgAATTTCTTGATATCAGCGATATCCCGAAAGTTACAATTGACACGATTATTGCTGCAGAGGAGGTAtctaaaaatcgtacaaatgatACTTTTTTATCCATAAAAACTTATGATCATTATCTTTCAAGAGCCTGCATTGAATCTCAATGGttagtttaattttagaatGAAATTGGAGTATTTTTTCCTCATCGTGTACATCTTGTATTCTTTCTACATTTCTACAAaagaatcatttttaaaataatgaaaattaaaaaaaaaatcattataaagctgttgtattattatttttgctaaTTAATTGTTCCATTTATGTTGAATTTCGTTTGAACAAAAATATGTAGTTATGgaaaattagatttaaaataaaattttttaaataaatttaaattttaaatttttaaaagatgatGAGTTGAACTGATTAAATAATCTTGTGACATAATGAGTCTGATTataatatgaatttatataacattgataattatatgcCAAATAAGCAACAATAAATTGACAAGTcaaggtaaattaataaagtttcaaattattaattaagactcaaatttaaaaaaaaaaattttttttttatttccatattgtttttttgagccaaaaaattgatgaataaagaataattttgtatacctATTTACATTtcgattgataattttttttttttttgtattttttttgtttcacattgtaaatttacatataagtaaaatatataaaaaattttatcttcgTCGttacaattatcaataatatatatttttaattggttgGTCAACGGAATACTTGAATAATGAATGGCCAATCAATAATGAGCGTTTTTACATATGGCTGCCGAAAATTTCGATATGGCGCCTCCGATAATAGAGCGAACCTAATACTAACAGTCGGTATATTTATCTCCATCTCACTctcatcaaaacaaaaataaacaataacaacaataaaaaaaaaaaaagagattgaTTGATCCtataattattacaagtaataacaaagcttttttttttcattcaagtaATTTACGATTCAGGTAATTGTTTCCTTAAATTTTTGctgattttaattgatttttctgtGATCAGatgaatcaatatttaattagtgATAGAAAACACTGCAAAACAAGTGTTTATaggttattttttctttaatattttaatcaacaatttctttatttataatcaaacaaaatatatatttataactatgttcatttgattattgaattattagatataaaaaatttaaatttattattatggctttaataaatattttatcaacaatctCGACAATCCAATAATatgtattgtttatatttacagtaTATTTAACTCATCATAAGTCGTGATGAATCGTGCAAAGAGAAGACGTATTGAGAAAGATCACCAAGTCTCTACAGATTATGTTGAGGAGAAAATTGATCTCATCAATTCTCTTGATAATGATTCCTTAGCACAAATATTCATGCTGCTGCCTATATCTGAGAGAATAACTATGGATCAAggtataatcattaaaatatatattattaagtttgttgatattaatgttttagatttaatattttttattccagtTTGTTCTAAATGGAAAGAGGCCTGTCAACTAGCTTGgcatgacattaaaaaatacaaatgtagtGATGCAATTGTTCGTGGttatgaaaaatgtattttaacacAATCATACGtagaaaaagtattatttaattgtggtatttatttgaaaaaattgattctttCAAAAGTTTGTGACTCAAGTATCATGCCAATAATTGCTGAATACTGCAAAAATCTAAGTACACTTGAATTTGTAATTGTCGTAAATAAAGATGATAGTTACACTGATCGCTTTGTTCAAGCATTCACACAGTTGGAGCAATTGAAAGTCGTTAAACTACATATAACTGGAAAAAGatttcaatttcaaatgcTGAATAGTCTTCCAAaagatataaatgaaattcatttatttttgagatATGCTGAACCGCCACGGatgaagatattttaaaagcttGCATCGAATCTCAATGGTTAATTCATTGTTAAAATAGAactgaagtatttttttttctgcaggtacttatcatatttaaaataataaaaattaaaaaaaaaatcattataaatctgttatattattatttttgctaaTTAACTGTTCCGTATTTGTTGaatattctttaaaataagtaaattgaCAAGTCTAGGTAAATTAATAACgctattatcaattaaataagactgattgaaaaaaaaaatattttataaaacatgtTTCGAATCTTTTGTAGCTAAAGAAGAgggtatttaattattatgctTATTATTTCTCGTAATTTGTTTGATTGTGTAGTAGTGTTTTACTACATAatacatatatgaaaaaatgagTCTGTTTCGGGTCGAACCACAGATGTCTGTCGGAGTGTCGGTCCCAGACTGACCagattttaattctttttattttttaaacaaaatacaataagctgataagttttaaaaattactctGTTTTTTATGGCTAGATCGTGAGAtcatacaatttaaaataacatgtgactaacaatttgttttatattttttttcaaaatacttTAAACGACGATTTAATTCATGTACTTTTTAATACCTTTTTTAACAAACTCGAATATTCCCAGACATGGTCAACTAATGCATagattttttgagtaaaaatcacgtaacaaataaaactataaactcaagtttctctttggtaatattatagcatattttttaaaacattatttgtcaagaattagagaaaatctcacatctgtcaaacaactgcactaacgtattttcgatacacagaatgatcgtaaaatcgacaataaaaaagtaaatttataactatttaaaataaaataaattcatgaaaacgtcttggactttccggtcgtaaaatctatattttttgtttacacatggtACTTTTATGCCACCCCTTGGACCACACAAGGCCcaattttatgtctaaaaatcccACCACCAACACATATAGTTTTTTACCCTCTCTTGAAGtaatttttgaccaattaaaattaatttttaactaagtatacacccattttttggacttgacaattttcaacaaactgagaaatcagttgctctccaacactcgtttacgttacatctctaattaatattgattcgcgTACAACGGGATTTCTTTATACTATATAAAGTATATTTACTCATGAATCGTGATGAGTCGTGCAAAGAGAAGACGTATTGTGAAAAATCAACAAGTCTCTGCAGATGATAGTGAGGAAAAAATTGATCTCATCAACTCTCTTGATAATGATTCATTAGCACAAATATTCATGCTGCTGCCTATATATGAGAGAATGACTATGAATGAAggtataatcattaaaatatagatatattatttagcttgttgatattaatgttttaaatctgttattttctatttcaGTTTGTtccaaatggaaagaggcctGTCAACTAGCTTGgcatgacattaaaaaatacaaatgtacgGATACAATTGTTCGtagttatgaaaaatatattttaacacaaACATacgtagaaaaaatattattcaattgtggtatttatttaaaagaattaattctTTCAAAAGTTTGTAAATCAAGTATCATGCCAGTAATTGCTGAACActgcaaaaatttaacaacacttGAATTTGCACTTCTCGAATATGGGGATGATAATACTCATCGCTTTGTTGAAGCATTTACACAATTGGAGCAATTGAAAGTTGTCAAAATACATTTATCTGGCTTTGGCTTTCAACTTTATATGCTGAATAGTCTTCCAAaagatataaatgaaattcatttattttttagaccTTTTGAAGCGGCAAAAGCGTTAGGTCTAGACACAATGCAATGGTTGATGGTAAGGAGCTATCGTTAgccaataattatatttttttgtcattaatatgaaataatatactaacttttaaatttatttttcttcagttAGTATCTACCAGTAAAAAAAACTCAGTAACACCATCACGTTTCGTAAGTACTTATCGTTagtcaatataattatttttattgtcattcaTAAGAAAGAATATTAACtttgttaaattgattttgtttCAGTCTTTGAGAAAATTTACCAATCTTCGTAGTTTGACAATACGTTCTTACGATATCACCGACATTATCcaagaaatatcaaaaaaaacaacacttgttTATCTCAATCTTGAAAGAAGTATTTGTACAAATGagatttttacattcaatCAACTTTTAAACTTGGAACATCTTAACATTAAGGACGTGTCCTTCAAGGATAGTCAATCAGAAAATATTCCAAGTCTACTCAGTGGTATTTTCAATtcatgcaaaaatctaaaacatcttgatgCACCAGATTTTCATGTTGATCTAGCTGAAATTAACATGGAAAACTGGGTAAACTTGAAAAACttagtatatttaaatattcgttGGCAAGCAAGTGATgcaatcatcaaaaaaatcatcaagtattGCAATAATTTAGAATTCATAAATACTTATACATTTAACagtgaatttattataaaattaacaaaattagaaaaccttaattttttaaaatttgatgatatgacaaatagttttaataaagAAGTAATGgttgcaattttaaataattgtaaaaaacttaaacatcTGGTAATTTCCGGGTTTCATATAGAGGAGgcatcaattttaaatgatttatcaaaattgcaatatattgaaagtttaaatttagcaTTTTGTTGGAGCATTGAAAACAGTGctattattgctattgctaaAAATTGTAAGCTCttgaaatgtttaaatattgaagGATGTTCTATTACTTCAAGTGCTTATATTGCTTTAacgagtttaaaaaatttgaaagagCTCCATGTTCAATCAAATTATAAGGTCAAagacaattttattgtcaaattgagaggaataaaaagtttaaattgttCTGGATGTGAAAAACTTACTAATGCTGGtgtcattcaatttataaaaaataatccagatcttgAATTTCTCAATATCAGCGacacaaaaattacaattaatacgATTGTTGCTGCAGATGAGGTATCTAAAAATCGTaccaataatacttttttatctataaaaactAACAATCCAGATCTTAGAAAAGCTTGCATTAAATCGCAAtggttaatttattgttaaaacgaaattggagtattttttaataataaattgaagaacTCCCAATGGGATTTTTCGCATATAATAATTCTCCAAAGAATTATCTAtagattgcaaaaaaaaaaatctaaataagttgaaaaataaaaaagttcaggCTGCCTACACCCCTaaatcttaattaattaatattaaaataaatataaaataataaaaataaaaaaaaaaacattataaagctgttgtattattatttttgctaaTTAACTGTTccatatttgttgaattttctttaaaataagtaaattgaCAAGTccaggtaaattaataaagttattattaattaaataagactcatattgaaaaaaataaattacatcttTAATGTAGAATATCCATGTATttcgatataatttttttttttttatatgtacatttattttatcatttaaataattaataaatttttcaaagacAAATTGTCGGtccaagagaaaaataaaaatatatttaattaaaaataaaaaatattgtgctgttattaattttttctttttacattttataggaatttatttactttttttttttcattttaaatttaatttttagttgttaTTTGGCAACTTGTTATTGAGGTggttctttttgtttttttttaacaagctCAACCAAGTGACGATATCGAACTTGACATTCTTCCTgttgattagaaaaaaaatacaaaaatataattatcaaatacaccaaaacattataaattaataaaaaataataataaccttTGTTTTTCCTTCAACAAAATGTGATATTTTTTCCCATCTATCACCACTTGTATTTTTAGGATATTTAAGTAATGCAGCTTCAAGTAATTTCTGTTGATCTTGACTCCACTCAGATGTATCATTTGTATCAGCacgtgttttaatttttt harbors:
- the LOC122848067 gene encoding pre-mRNA-processing factor 6-like, with the protein product MAVPSASISTRNKKHFLGVPAPLGYVAGVGRGATGFTTRSDIGPARDANDVSDDRHAPPPIKRAKKKEEEEEEEDLNDSNYDDFNGYGVSLFSKDPYDKDDEEADAIYEEIDKRMDEKRKEYREKRLRQELERYRQECPKIQQQFSDLKRELVNVSEMDWKNIPEVGDARNRKQRNPRAEKFTPLPDSILSHNLGGQTTTSIDPSFLSSPGSGMLTPTGDLDLRKIGQARNTLMNVKLMQASDSVEGQTVVDPKGYLTDLQSMIPTYGGDINDIKKARLLLKSVRETNPKHPPAWIASARLEEVTGKLQAARNLIMKGCEDNPMSEDLWLEAARLQPPDTAKTVIAQSVRHIPTSVRIWIKAADLESKIEAKRRVYRKALEHIPHSVRLWKAAVELEEPKEAKILLSRSVECCPTSVDLWLALARLETSNNARKVLNKARKKIPNDRQIWTTAAKLEEANGNKHMVDKIIDRAISSLKANGVEINREHWFKEAMEAEKSGAVYTCQVIIKSIIGVGVEEEDRKHTWIQDAETCTQQGALECARSVYAYALTIFPGKKSIWLRAAYFEKQYGTRKSLETLLQSAVKHCPKNETLWLMGAKSKWLANEVDAARYLLSLAFQANANSEEIWLAAVKLESENSEYERARQLLKKARDSAPTPRVMMKSVKLEWALNNLDAALNLVNEALEKFDNFPKLWLMKGQIEEQKNNYTAALDTYKQGTKKCPTSIPLWKLLANLERQINPISTARSVLDRGRLKNQKNPELWLEAIRIEMKGGVRHMAHALMSKALQDCPKSGILWAEAIFMEPRAQRKTKSVDALKKCEHDPIVLLAVSKLFWCEHKITKCRDWFNRTVKIDPDYGDAWAYFYKFELLNGTQEQQQEVQKKCIAAEPHHGEEWCKVSKNIANWVLNTEQILNIVANELPIPI
- the LOC122849330 gene encoding uncharacterized protein LOC122849330 — translated: MMNRAKRRRIEKDHQVSADDVEEKMDFINSLNNDSLARIFMMLPISERITMNQVCSKWKEACQLAWHDIKKYKCTNTIVRNHEKCILTQSYVEKILVNCGIYLKELILSKVCDSSIMPIIAKHCKNLTTLEFVIYIYKEERYTDRFRKAFKQLKQLKAIKIHIYGYNFKFQMLNSLPKDINEIHLFFIPYVSQESLGLDPKECSLVISSYLFYSVKVSRFSLKKFTNLQKLTMHSCTINNIIQEISQKTTLVYLDLQECKTTKKIFTFNQLSNLEHLNIKGVSFEDSPWQNIPNPISGIFNTCKKLKHLKAPDFDVDLAEIKMENWANLQNLAYLNIRWQASDAIIKNIIKYCNNLEFINIDDKEVMVAILDNCKKLKHLVIHENDRVETSIFNDLSKVQYIENLNLAHSGKLKNSAIIAIAKNCKLLKCLNIQNCSITPTGYIALTSLENLKELNIESNKNVKEDFIVKLRGIKSLNCSKCKKLTDAGVIQFIKNNPDLEFLDISDIPKVTIDTIIAAEEVSKNRTNDTFLSIKTYDHYLSRACIESQWLV
- the LOC122849331 gene encoding uncharacterized protein LOC122849331, with the protein product MNRAKRRRIEKDHQVSTDYVEEKIDLINSLDNDSLAQIFMLLPISERITMDQDLIFFIPVCSKWKEACQLAWHDIKKYKCSDAIVRGYEKCILTQSYVEKVLFNCGIYLKKLILSKVCDSSIMPIIAEYCKNLSTLEFVIVVNKDDSYTDRFVQAFTQLEQLKVVKLHITGKRFQFQMLNSLPKDINEIHLFLRYAEPPRMKIF
- the LOC122848102 gene encoding uncharacterized protein LOC122848102, giving the protein MPVIAEHCKNLTTLEFALLEYGDDNTHRFVEAFTQLEQLKVVKIHLSGFGFQLYMLNSLPKDINEIHLFFRPFEAAKALGLDTMQWLMLVSTSKKNSVTPSRFSLRKFTNLRSLTIRSYDITDIIQEISKKTTLVYLNLERSICTNEIFTFNQLLNLEHLNIKDVSFKDSQSENIPSLLSGIFNSCKNLKHLDAPDFHVDLAEINMENWVNLKNLVYLNIRWQASDAIIKKIIKYCNNLEFINTYTFNSEFIIKLTKLENLNFLKFDDMTNSFNKEVMVAILNNCKKLKHLVISGFHIEEASILNDLSKLQYIESLNLAFCWSIENSAIIAIAKNCKLLKCLNIEGCSITSSAYIALTSLKNLKELHVQSNYKVKDNFIVKLRGIKSLNCSGCEKLTNAGVIQFIKNNPDLEFLNISDTKITINTIVAADEVSKNRTNNTFLSIKTNNPDLRKACIKSQWLIYC